The Catellatospora citrea DNA segment TTCGCCATCGGGATCGGTCAACCCGCCATCATCGACAGCATCCAGATCGGGCGGCAGCTCCCGTTCGTGCCAGGCTGCGAGGCCAACGCGCCGGGCGACTTCAACGGCGACGGCGTGCGCGACATCGTCATCGCGGACCCGGAGGCGACCGTCGACGGGCTTTCGGGCGCCGGTGTGGTGCACATCGTGGACGGGGCGACCGGTGTGGTTCGCAACATCCACCAGAATCTGGCGGAGATCCCGTGGGACGCCAACCCGGGCGACAACTTCGGGCACGCGATCGCGGTCTTCGACGCGAACAGCGACGGTTGCGCTGACCTTGCGGTCGGTGTGCCGAACGAGGACGTCAACGGCGTCCCCGACTCCGGCCAGGTCGACCTGATCTTCGGTGCGCCGGGCGGTTTGGGATCCGGACCGCAGGCGGACACCTATATGCAGGGAAGCGGCGGACTTCCGGATTCCCCAGAGCCGACTGACCGGTTCGGCTATTCACTGGCGGCAGGTGTCACCGACACCGGAGAGCCGTATCTGATCGTCGGCGCCCCCGGCGACAACGTCATCGACGGTGACGATCACAGCGGTTCGATCATGTACCTGCGCAGTGGGGTGAAGGAGCGGTTCAGCCAGCCGTCGATCGGCCTGACGGCTGAACCTGACGATCGGACCGGTTTCGCGGTCGCGGCGAGCCCCCGGCACTTCGCGTTCTCCGCGCCGGGGGAGAACGTCAACGGGCGCGGCCAGTTCTCCGGGATGATCTGCGGTTTCCGGCACAACAGCGGCCCGGTCGCGCCGACATCCATCGGGTGCGTGCACCAGGACGGCCTCGCGCGAGCTGGTGACGAGTTCGGCAAGTCGTTGGCGATGGTGTCGTACTGGCCGTCAACCGACTCGTTGCTCGCCGTCGGGTCCCCTGGCCAGGATGTCGACGGCGTCGTGGACGCGGGGCAGGTAATCCAGCTCCGCGTGACCGACACCGCGATCACCGAGCCGATTCGCGTATCGCAGTCCACGACCGGTGTCGCGGGCGAGGCCACGCCGGGTGCTCGGTTCGGGGAGAAGGTGCTGCTAGCCAACACCACTGCGACTGCGGCACCGTCGGCGCAAACCCTGCTGATCGCGGTGGGTGCACCGGGTGAGGACACCAGCGGCACGGGCATCGACACGGGTAACGTCCACGTGTTCGCCGCCGGCACGGCCACCCCGGAGTCCGACACCCTGATCGAACGGACGGACGGCAAGCTACCCGGCTCACCAGCAGCGCGGGAACTGCTGGGATCCAGCATGGGCGCATCACCGAGCGAACTGTTCGTGGCCAGCCCGTACGTGAACCAGGGCGTGTGGGCGATCCGCTGGTCCGACCTCGCCACGGGCACGGCGACGCCGGCACGCAGCTGGGCCCCCAGTGCCGGGAGTACGGCCGTCGCGTTCGGCGCGCAGACCGGGTGACGGAGATGGCGCAACCAGGTCTCCATCAAGAAGGATGGGACCTTCGCTCCGGGCGAGTACCCGACCGTGCACGGCGTTGAGATCGAACACCATTTGAGCGAGCTATCGAGGCACGGCCTGAACTTCCGAGATGGCCGTCCGTCATACGGCGGACTCGTCCGAGTTCCACCTTCGGGCGGGAATGATCTGAGGTGATCGGCGGTCCGCACGCTTCGGCTGCGAGGCCGCCGACGGACGAATTTCAGAGTGAAGGATGCTTCACTCGCCAGAGCGGGGGTGGTGGTCAGGTAATTCTGGCCACCACCCCCGTCGTCATCGGCGGCGGGACTGCACAGTTGGGACGCCCACCGGTGGTCATCTGCCGGGACGGGCAGCGGGCGGAGTTCGGCGTCGACAACCTGCGCGGCGCGCCGGAGCTGTTCGCGGCCATCGCGTCCCGCGGTGGGAAAGCCCCGAGCGACGGTGACCGCAAGGGCCGATGACCTGCCCCGGCATCGCAACCGCCGTATGATCCCAGCAGCGTCTCGCGCGTGCCGTATGTGGCAGTGCGCGATTTCGAGAGCGCGGACTTGTCGAGGCAATCCCCCAGGCGGGCTGCGGACGTTCGACACTTG contains these protein-coding regions:
- a CDS encoding VCBS repeat-containing protein, whose translation is MRQTLLRLSVIIGMVAVTGVCRPAAYAGPAPTAAKPAQSGPAQQRWLSSPSNPTGLNPTGFNSPLEVGFEDPFSDLDPAWQADSWVTPMVSGGQLHLAVNADAPQIYGALSRWVELDVDAYPTVQIAVSSSPGLWALKVNDGTLPVDIELQSDTGDVGVHSYDLRQSTGWQGVKRFRLSIFTIGLDTSLTVDGISLDSRAIGFADWFSDLEPAWQASSWVTPTVSDGQLHLAVNSDAPLNYGALSRWVELDVDRYPTVQIVVSGSPGLWALKVNDGSLPVDIELQGDISKTGAYSYDLKNFTGWHGIKRFELRIFAIGIGQPAIIDSIQIGRQLPFVPGCEANAPGDFNGDGVRDIVIADPEATVDGLSGAGVVHIVDGATGVVRNIHQNLAEIPWDANPGDNFGHAIAVFDANSDGCADLAVGVPNEDVNGVPDSGQVDLIFGAPGGLGSGPQADTYMQGSGGLPDSPEPTDRFGYSLAAGVTDTGEPYLIVGAPGDNVIDGDDHSGSIMYLRSGVKERFSQPSIGLTAEPDDRTGFAVAASPRHFAFSAPGENVNGRGQFSGMICGFRHNSGPVAPTSIGCVHQDGLARAGDEFGKSLAMVSYWPSTDSLLAVGSPGQDVDGVVDAGQVIQLRVTDTAITEPIRVSQSTTGVAGEATPGARFGEKVLLANTTATAAPSAQTLLIAVGAPGEDTSGTGIDTGNVHVFAAGTATPESDTLIERTDGKLPGSPAARELLGSSMGASPSELFVASPYVNQGVWAIRWSDLATGTATPARSWAPSAGSTAVAFGAQTG